TCGCGACGCCGTGCGCGATGTGCTCGCCAAGGGTTCAAAGAAGATCCTGCTCAACCTGGCCGAGATTACCTATATCGACAGCTCCGGCATCGGTGAGTTGGTCAGCGCCTTCACCACCGTGAAGAACGCAGGTGGCGAGTTGAAGCTGTTGAACCTGACCAAGAAGGTCCACGACCTACTCCAGATTACGAAGCTCTACACCGTCTTCGACGTGAAAGACGATGAAGCGTCGGCAATCTCCTCATTCAGCAAATAGTTCAGGAAGTATCGTTTCCCTTTTCTGTAGAGCAAAAAGGCCGCCGCGGATGCGACGGCCTTTTGCTGCACCTGCTTTCTTGAGCAGCTACTTCGAGAAATCCACCTTCGGGGCCTCGCTGTTCGCTGGATTGCCCTTGAAGTACTCATCGCGATAGTGGAACCCTGCCATATTGGCCCAGATACTGTTCGGGAACTGCCGGACGTAGACGTTGTAGTCCTCAAGCGCCTTGTTGTAACGCTGGCGCTCGACGGCAATGCGGTTCTCCGTCCCAGCCAGCTCATCTTCCAGACGCATAAACTGCTCGTTGCCCTTCAGGTTGGGATACTCCTCCTGCAGCCGGAAAAACGGTCCCAGAGCAACATCCATCCGCGTGTTGGCGGCAATGCTGCTCGCACGGTCAGGCGCGCTGGTAATGGCTGCCCGGGCGTTGGCGATGTTTGTCAGCACGGTAGATTCTTCGGCGACATACCCCTTCACCGAAGCCACCAGGTTCGGAATCAGGTCAAGCCGGCGCTGCTGCACCACGTTCACCTGCGCATATTGCTGCTCAATGGCCTCATTCTTCTGGACGAGTGTGTTCTTTGTGCTGATATAGCTGCCCGCACCAAGCAGCAGCACAAGAATCAGAAGCCCTACAACCCCAAGTACGATCCATAATGATTTCATAATGTCTCAATTTCCTTTGGCTGGATTTCCATCCGTCCCATTATTCGGTTAATCACTGGCAACTGGCTTACTTACGTTACCACTCGACCTGCTGTTCCCTGCTCTTCTGGTTCCAAACATCAAAAGTCGCCGCTGGCGCCTCCACCACCGGAGCTACCACCACCAAAACCACCGAATCCTCCGCCACCGCCACCGCCAAATCCTCCACCCTGGTTCCAGTCGTCTCGACCCCGGCCGCCGCCAAAGCCGCCACCGAGCAGATTGCCCAGCAGGAACCATATCAGCCCGGTGTTGCCCGTGCTGATCAAAAAGATGAGCACCAGCAGCAGCAACCCGCCGCCGATAATCAACTCGGCCAGGCTGATGTGAACGGGCTGCGACGAATAGTTGTACTGCTGCACGGGCTGTGCTGTCTGGGCGTTCGTGAGCGTAACACCTGCATCCGAAGCAATAATCTGTGCAATCTGCCCGATGCCGAGGGGTACAGCAGTGTTGTAGTCTCCACGCGATGCCGCAGGCACCATCGAACGCCCGATATCTCCTACTTTGGCGTCGTTCAGGATGCCTTCCAGCCCATAGCCCACCTCAATGCGGCCACGACGCGGCGTCATGACAAGGATCATCAAAACACCGCGATCAGTGCCCCGCTCGCCGACCTTCCACTTATCCTCAAGCGCAGTGGCGAACTCTTCAATGGATTGATTATTGTCGAGCGTCTTGATGGTGACTACGGCAATCTGCGCGTGGGCCTTGACCTCAACCTGCTCGCAGAGATCATCTACATTCCGAATGGTGGAAGGGGAAAGAACACCGGCAAAGTCGTTAACATAGCCAACTGGCGCGGGCAGCGAATCGACCGACTCAGCCGCCAAAAAGGCTGACGGTACAAACAAAAGAACGGCGACTGCCAGCCAACGCGAAATGCGTTTCATCAAAAGCTATTTTACGCCGAGCAAATATCTCTGCTACATACAATTCGCATCCTGAACGTTTGCCGCACTAAATGGAAGGTGGCGTCGATGGCGGTGCAGGAGACGGCTCAGGGTTATGGGCATGCTCCGGCATCGGCACACCCTTATCGTGCGCAAGTTTGTTGACCTCCACCAGATGTTCGTGGATAACATGCTTATCTTTATCCACAGCCTCGCGCAACGAGGCGTCGTTGACCGTATTCGACTCCATACGGAATTCACGCATGGCACGATGGTGTTCCCGCACCATCAGTGAGAGATAAGCATTATCAAAATCGCTACCGGAGAGAGATTGAAGCTTCGTGTATTCAGCCTTATCAGCCTTATTCATCTCCTTTGGCATCATGATGCCAAGCGAGTCAGCGACACGGCCAAGATCTGCATTCATCTTCGCATGCTCGTCCACCATCTTCTGTGCGAAAGCCCTCACATCGTCGCTGGGAGATTTTTCGACCGCAAGCTGGCTGAACTTCCCAACCGCAATGCCGGATTCTGCCGCGCCCCGCAGGAACATCTTGTCCCGCACCACCTGCCTGTTGTCGGTGGCGTTCTGAGCTGAATCCTGTTCGGACGGAGGCGTAATCTGCTCCGACGCTGGCTGGCCCGGTTGACTCGTCTGCGCCGAAGAGATCAGAACAGCGGTCGAGTCCATCTGGCAAATGGCGTACCCCGGAAGTATCCAAGCTGCCGCACCGAGTATCACAACGCGAATCCCAATCGATTTCATGGCCCACGCTCCTGTTGGCCGACAAGTGTAACCCCATCCGGCCTATATTCGTCTAGTCAATTTGGTGTAGCGCACACACGAAAGGGTTGCCCTGTGAGGTTCGGGCCAGCACGGTATTCTTGTTCTGGAGCAAGAATATTAATGACGCAAGAAGCCCTTACGCCCCCGCTCGCCCGCAAGGACCCTACGCCCACAACGTTGCACGGACAAACTCTCGAAGACGATTACCGCTGGATGCGGGACAAGTCTTCACCTGAGGTGATCACATACCTGGAAGCGGAAAAC
This is a stretch of genomic DNA from Edaphobacter acidisoli. It encodes these proteins:
- a CDS encoding STAS domain-containing protein — its product is MSMKVQTRLVDGVTILDLSGRITLGEGSVTIRDAVRDVLAKGSKKILLNLAEITYIDSSGIGELVSAFTTVKNAGGELKLLNLTKKVHDLLQITKLYTVFDVKDDEASAISSFSK
- a CDS encoding LemA family protein — its product is MKSLWIVLGVVGLLILVLLLGAGSYISTKNTLVQKNEAIEQQYAQVNVVQQRRLDLIPNLVASVKGYVAEESTVLTNIANARAAITSAPDRASSIAANTRMDVALGPFFRLQEEYPNLKGNEQFMRLEDELAGTENRIAVERQRYNKALEDYNVYVRQFPNSIWANMAGFHYRDEYFKGNPANSEAPKVDFSK
- a CDS encoding TPM domain-containing protein: MKRISRWLAVAVLLFVPSAFLAAESVDSLPAPVGYVNDFAGVLSPSTIRNVDDLCEQVEVKAHAQIAVVTIKTLDNNQSIEEFATALEDKWKVGERGTDRGVLMILVMTPRRGRIEVGYGLEGILNDAKVGDIGRSMVPAASRGDYNTAVPLGIGQIAQIIASDAGVTLTNAQTAQPVQQYNYSSQPVHISLAELIIGGGLLLLVLIFLISTGNTGLIWFLLGNLLGGGFGGGRGRDDWNQGGGFGGGGGGGFGGFGGGSSGGGGASGDF
- a CDS encoding DUF4142 domain-containing protein; the protein is MKSIGIRVVILGAAAWILPGYAICQMDSTAVLISSAQTSQPGQPASEQITPPSEQDSAQNATDNRQVVRDKMFLRGAAESGIAVGKFSQLAVEKSPSDDVRAFAQKMVDEHAKMNADLGRVADSLGIMMPKEMNKADKAEYTKLQSLSGSDFDNAYLSLMVREHHRAMREFRMESNTVNDASLREAVDKDKHVIHEHLVEVNKLAHDKGVPMPEHAHNPEPSPAPPSTPPSI